One genomic segment of Candidatus Eisenbacteria bacterium includes these proteins:
- a CDS encoding fibronectin type III domain-containing protein, with translation MRPPTNVVAKDTPGDAGRSITATWNKSSDDIEGGIVSHYKVFRQSAVEKGWKEIAEVPKGLQSIEDTSVADGVKYYYRVSAVDNAGGVAESFPSPAASSEGNWFNTRRINVLSMLILFFLLVILFMERAKRGLSLFVRKIAGFQAIEEAIGRATEMGRPVLYVPGIDDANNIQTIYSMVILNNVAKMVAKYETPLIVPVCRAFVLPLAEETVRQGYLDAGRPDAYNADNIRYLSDEQFAFTAAVDGIMLRERPAANLFFGSFFAESLILAETGASTGAIQVAGTANIHQLPFFVVACDYTLIGEEFFAATAYLSKEPKLIGTLKGSDWMKLFIIILLVIGSAFETIGIHSFSTWFIVQ, from the coding sequence ATGAGGCCTCCAACGAATGTTGTTGCCAAAGATACTCCCGGGGACGCCGGGAGAAGCATTACAGCCACCTGGAACAAGTCCTCTGATGATATTGAAGGAGGGATTGTTTCCCACTACAAAGTCTTCAGGCAATCTGCTGTTGAGAAAGGCTGGAAGGAGATTGCCGAGGTCCCCAAAGGGTTACAGTCCATCGAAGATACGTCAGTTGCAGATGGGGTCAAATACTATTATCGGGTCTCGGCCGTTGACAACGCCGGGGGAGTAGCTGAATCCTTCCCATCTCCTGCAGCGAGTTCAGAGGGAAACTGGTTCAATACAAGGAGGATCAACGTTCTCTCGATGCTGATCCTGTTCTTCCTCCTGGTCATATTGTTCATGGAAAGAGCGAAGCGGGGCCTTTCTCTTTTTGTGAGAAAAATTGCCGGGTTCCAGGCCATTGAGGAAGCTATCGGAAGGGCAACGGAGATGGGACGGCCTGTGCTCTATGTTCCGGGTATCGACGACGCAAACAACATTCAGACAATCTACAGCATGGTTATCCTGAACAATGTTGCTAAAATGGTCGCAAAATATGAAACTCCTCTGATTGTTCCCGTGTGCAGGGCATTTGTTCTGCCTCTTGCCGAGGAGACGGTGAGACAGGGATATCTTGATGCCGGCAGGCCGGATGCCTATAACGCCGACAACATCCGGTACCTTTCCGATGAGCAGTTTGCATTTACTGCAGCGGTTGACGGCATCATGCTAAGAGAAAGACCTGCTGCGAATCTATTCTTCGGCTCTTTCTTTGCGGAGTCATTGATCCTGGCGGAGACAGGAGCTTCAACAGGAGCTATCCAGGTCGCGGGCACTGCAAATATCCACCAGCTTCCATTCTTTGTGGTCGCCTGCGACTATACGTTGATCGGCGAAGAGTTCTTCGCCGCAACGGCCTATCTTTCGAAGGAACCCAAGCTTATTGGGACGCTCAAAGGTTCTGACTGGATGAAGCTTTTTATTATCATACTTCTCGTTATCGGTAGTGCCTTTGAGACCATTGGCATTCACAGTTTTTCGACATGGTTCATAGTTCAGTAG
- a CDS encoding lipoate--protein ligase family protein, whose amino-acid sequence MAIDEALFRSVQEGRFEAAVRAYSWRAPTISVGYGQVMHEILNVEKCTALGIEIVRRPTGGGAVLHDEELTYSVAGSLKSSLFGGVRESQLKIALLLKRTLELLGLSAEIAAGPGRTVTAGGDSACFAAPSKCEITVDGKKIVGSAAAVRQGCFLQHGSILLGDSHLRLVEFLKEGGSSIRERSASASSLLGRKVSSEEVLSLFKAACSEILGQVLPAKDVASELALKATIRQPETSAERKLAKEDSPEP is encoded by the coding sequence ATGGCGATCGACGAGGCGCTCTTCCGGAGCGTTCAAGAGGGAAGATTTGAGGCTGCGGTACGGGCGTACTCCTGGCGGGCTCCAACAATCTCTGTTGGGTACGGTCAGGTGATGCACGAGATTCTCAACGTTGAAAAGTGCACGGCGCTCGGAATTGAGATCGTGAGGAGGCCCACAGGCGGTGGGGCTGTCCTGCACGATGAGGAACTGACTTATTCAGTTGCCGGAAGCTTGAAGAGCTCCCTCTTCGGGGGGGTGAGGGAAAGCCAGCTCAAGATTGCCCTGCTTCTGAAGAGAACTCTGGAGCTCCTTGGACTCAGCGCCGAGATTGCCGCTGGTCCCGGCAGGACGGTGACGGCTGGAGGGGATTCAGCCTGCTTTGCGGCACCATCGAAGTGCGAGATCACTGTTGACGGCAAGAAGATTGTCGGGAGTGCAGCGGCAGTAAGACAAGGATGTTTCCTTCAGCATGGCTCGATACTGCTTGGAGATTCGCACCTCAGGCTTGTCGAGTTTCTCAAGGAAGGAGGTTCTTCCATTAGAGAGCGATCAGCTTCTGCTTCATCTCTTCTGGGGAGAAAAGTCTCTTCTGAGGAAGTGCTGTCTCTCTTCAAAGCAGCATGTTCCGAAATCCTGGGTCAGGTTCTTCCCGCCAAGGATGTTGCATCCGAGCTCGCCCTGAAGGCGACAATCAGGCAGCCGGAGACTTCTGCCGAGCGAAAGCTGGCAAAGGAAGATTCCCCGGAGCCCTGA
- a CDS encoding ABC transporter substrate-binding protein: protein MRNSPTLVRLFALLSVVAVLFAGCGKKRASTLYEDSYPLPDDPKVVDVTGSYGGRVIAATISGPKTFNVITANETSSTEITNRMFEGLTSFNNYLQKVEPGLASSWEASPDYRVWTFHLRKGLRWSDGARLTVDDVLFSFQIAYDPTIHPSIAELLQVNRKPFKVDEIDSLTIRLTLDAPYGPLLSVIGALPILPKHKLEQAFKNKTFESTWGNETPPSEIVCSGPFMLKEYLPNEKVVLKRNPHFWAVDRDGRRLPYLDELVYVIVPDLNALLLKFQSGEIDLHDSVRPEDYAVLKSLEKKGNFAMYSLGLDIGTSHLWFNLNGGRNARNGKAYVDPVKFKWFSNENFRRAVAHAIDREGIAKTVYFGMGEPIWGPTSPADKVWYNPDVKKYPYDLAKAREILRQEGFIDRDRDGYIEDKDGHTVEFTLLTNTGNNPRNQIGNLIKEDLTKLGMKVIFSPIEFNSLIVKINETYDYDAVLLGLTSGVPNDPILGMNVFLSSGRTHNWYPEQPRPATRWEAVIDSLMNAQIGLTQFSQRKAVYDQVQAIMSDHVPFIYTVNPMIFCAVRNKFGNLQPSILRERVLWNAHTIFQRPETISGK from the coding sequence ATGAGAAATAGTCCTACGCTTGTCAGATTGTTCGCACTCCTTTCCGTGGTTGCCGTCCTTTTCGCCGGCTGCGGAAAGAAGCGGGCAAGTACGCTTTACGAGGACAGCTATCCTCTTCCTGACGATCCCAAGGTTGTGGACGTGACCGGGAGCTACGGCGGGAGAGTAATAGCCGCTACCATCTCAGGCCCCAAAACGTTCAACGTTATCACAGCCAACGAGACTTCATCCACCGAGATAACAAACAGGATGTTTGAAGGGCTCACGAGTTTCAATAACTACTTACAGAAGGTAGAGCCCGGCCTGGCGAGCTCATGGGAGGCATCTCCAGACTACAGAGTTTGGACATTCCATCTCCGAAAAGGACTCAGATGGTCTGACGGAGCCAGGTTGACGGTGGACGACGTCCTCTTTTCTTTTCAGATTGCCTACGATCCCACCATACATCCGTCGATCGCCGAGCTCCTCCAGGTAAACAGAAAGCCCTTCAAAGTAGATGAAATTGACAGTCTGACGATTAGATTGACGCTCGATGCGCCTTACGGCCCACTCCTATCGGTCATCGGGGCCCTTCCAATTCTGCCGAAGCACAAGCTTGAGCAGGCGTTCAAGAATAAGACATTCGAGTCGACCTGGGGAAATGAGACTCCTCCCTCCGAGATTGTCTGCAGCGGGCCATTCATGCTTAAAGAATATTTGCCCAACGAGAAGGTCGTGCTCAAAAGAAATCCTCACTTTTGGGCGGTGGACAGGGACGGGCGAAGGCTTCCTTATCTGGACGAGCTTGTCTATGTCATTGTTCCTGATCTGAATGCATTGCTCCTCAAGTTTCAGAGCGGCGAGATTGATTTGCACGATTCGGTGAGGCCGGAAGACTATGCAGTGCTCAAGTCTCTTGAGAAGAAGGGCAACTTCGCCATGTATAGTCTTGGTCTGGACATCGGAACGTCACATCTCTGGTTTAACTTGAATGGAGGAAGAAATGCCAGGAACGGGAAAGCTTACGTCGATCCCGTGAAGTTCAAGTGGTTCTCCAATGAGAACTTCAGAAGGGCAGTCGCCCATGCCATAGACAGGGAAGGCATAGCAAAGACGGTCTATTTTGGCATGGGAGAGCCGATCTGGGGTCCGACCTCTCCCGCCGACAAGGTTTGGTACAACCCCGATGTGAAGAAGTACCCATACGATCTCGCCAAGGCGAGAGAGATATTGAGACAGGAGGGGTTCATCGACAGAGACAGGGACGGGTACATTGAGGACAAGGATGGGCATACTGTTGAATTCACCCTTCTCACCAACACCGGGAACAATCCGAGGAACCAGATAGGTAACCTGATAAAGGAAGATCTTACCAAGCTCGGAATGAAAGTCATATTCAGCCCTATTGAGTTCAATTCTCTCATTGTGAAAATAAATGAGACCTATGACTATGATGCGGTCCTTCTGGGACTGACCAGCGGTGTCCCCAATGATCCGATCCTCGGGATGAATGTTTTTCTGTCAAGCGGAAGAACACACAACTGGTATCCTGAACAGCCCAGACCCGCCACACGATGGGAAGCCGTCATAGACAGCCTCATGAATGCACAGATCGGACTGACCCAGTTCTCCCAAAGGAAGGCGGTCTATGATCAGGTTCAGGCGATCATGAGCGATCATGTTCCGTTCATCTACACTGTGAACCCTATGATCTTCTGCGCCGTGAGGAACAAGTTCGGGAACCTGCAGCCCAGCATCTTGAGGGAGCGGGTCCTCTGGAACGCCCACACGATATTCCAGAGGCCGGAAACTATTTCCGGCAAATAG
- a CDS encoding ABC transporter permease yields MKTYILKRFLHMIPLLFGISLLSFIVINLAPGDFLTTMQMNPAISAERIETLRREFGLDKPVIVQYLIWLKNIVLHLDFGYSFSRRVPVFAVLKTGMLNTLLLAGTAALITWGLAIPLGIVSAVRQYTWVDKLSSFVAFIGLSIPEVFFALLMIYFAATTGWFPIGGMRSLDFEYLSPFSKGVDLIRHLFLPALVLGTVPMASRMRQMRGNLLDVLRADYVTTARAKGLSERVVVYKHAVRNAINPLITIFGYTLASLLSGAFLVEVVMSWPGLGRITIEALFTRDLYLVMGALMMASSLLILGNLIADLLLAIADPRISYD; encoded by the coding sequence ATGAAAACATATATCCTGAAACGATTCCTTCACATGATTCCGCTTCTTTTCGGTATCTCTCTTCTTTCTTTCATTGTCATAAACCTTGCTCCTGGTGACTTCCTTACGACGATGCAGATGAATCCCGCGATCTCTGCAGAAAGAATCGAGACGCTGAGAAGAGAGTTTGGACTTGACAAACCCGTCATAGTCCAATACCTCATTTGGCTTAAGAATATCGTTCTCCACCTGGATTTCGGCTATTCTTTCTCGCGCAGGGTTCCGGTCTTCGCTGTCCTCAAGACCGGCATGCTTAATACGCTGCTCCTTGCCGGGACTGCGGCTCTGATCACGTGGGGGCTCGCAATTCCGCTGGGAATCGTATCCGCAGTCCGGCAGTACACGTGGGTTGACAAGCTTAGCTCCTTCGTGGCCTTTATAGGTCTTTCCATTCCTGAAGTTTTCTTTGCCCTTCTCATGATTTATTTTGCCGCGACAACCGGCTGGTTTCCCATAGGCGGTATGCGAAGCCTGGATTTTGAGTATCTCTCTCCGTTCTCCAAAGGGGTTGACCTGATTCGACATCTGTTTCTGCCCGCCCTTGTTCTCGGGACAGTTCCAATGGCTTCGAGAATGCGGCAGATGAGAGGGAACCTGCTGGACGTTCTAAGGGCCGACTATGTGACTACTGCGAGGGCAAAAGGATTGAGCGAGCGGGTGGTCGTCTACAAACATGCGGTGAGAAATGCGATCAATCCGCTCATAACCATATTCGGGTATACCCTTGCGAGTCTCCTGAGCGGAGCCTTCCTGGTGGAGGTAGTGATGTCCTGGCCAGGCCTGGGACGAATCACCATCGAAGCCCTCTTTACAAGAGATCTGTATCTCGTCATGGGAGCGCTCATGATGGCTTCGAGCCTTCTGATCCTTGGGAACCTCATTGCCGACCTGCTTCTTGCGATTGCCGACCCGAGAATATCCTATGACTAA
- a CDS encoding ABC transporter permease — MTKPEIPGGIFGSKKIASISDSLLTLSEKSHTPWAIFWKNFKKNKFALTGAGILIVLYLSAIFAPFIAPYSMEAQNRTLFYNPPTRIHFVDKEGKFHIRPFVYQYYLSDPGWTKYSEDKRITFPIKLFAKGEEYSFFGIRTSRHLFGVDSDARIFLLGSDQFGRDIFSRLLFGGRISLSVGVIGILVTFAFGLVVGGISGYFGGVVDNLAMRFSEILMSVPGLYLILAIRAAFPASIPSDKMYLIIVFILSFIGWASLGRVIRGMVLSLKANEFVTAAMALGAGNLRIIMRHIIPNTMSFTIVAATVSLPGYILGEVALSFLGVGIQEPQASWGNMLQHAQSVRVLTSFPWVLAPGFFIFITVLAFNFLGDGLRDALDPRKVEGR; from the coding sequence ATGACTAAACCAGAAATTCCGGGAGGAATATTCGGCAGCAAGAAGATTGCTTCCATTAGCGACAGCCTTCTTACTCTCAGCGAAAAATCTCATACCCCGTGGGCTATATTCTGGAAGAATTTCAAGAAAAACAAGTTTGCACTAACCGGCGCAGGTATCCTCATTGTCCTCTACTTGAGCGCCATATTCGCTCCCTTCATTGCACCCTATTCAATGGAGGCGCAGAACAGGACACTCTTCTACAATCCTCCGACAAGAATTCACTTTGTTGACAAAGAGGGCAAGTTCCACATCAGGCCTTTTGTTTATCAATACTATTTGAGCGACCCCGGCTGGACCAAGTACTCGGAAGACAAAAGAATCACTTTCCCGATCAAGCTGTTCGCAAAAGGGGAAGAGTACTCTTTCTTCGGTATCAGAACCTCGAGGCATCTCTTTGGAGTTGACAGCGACGCAAGGATTTTTCTTTTGGGCAGTGACCAATTTGGCAGGGACATTTTCTCGCGTCTTCTTTTTGGCGGCAGGATTTCTTTGTCTGTAGGCGTAATTGGAATTCTAGTCACTTTTGCATTCGGGCTGGTCGTGGGCGGGATATCAGGCTACTTCGGGGGAGTGGTTGATAATCTCGCAATGCGTTTCTCCGAGATCCTTATGTCCGTCCCTGGACTCTACCTTATCCTTGCCATTAGGGCAGCATTCCCGGCATCCATACCTTCCGACAAGATGTACCTCATAATCGTCTTCATACTGAGCTTCATCGGGTGGGCGAGTCTTGGGCGAGTCATCAGAGGAATGGTTCTCTCCCTCAAAGCAAACGAGTTCGTGACGGCTGCAATGGCGCTTGGAGCCGGGAACTTGAGAATAATCATGAGGCACATAATTCCGAACACCATGAGTTTCACTATAGTCGCTGCCACAGTATCTCTCCCGGGGTACATCCTCGGAGAAGTGGCGTTGAGCTTTCTTGGAGTCGGGATCCAGGAACCTCAGGCAAGTTGGGGGAACATGCTCCAGCACGCTCAAAGCGTGAGAGTTCTCACTTCTTTTCCGTGGGTTCTCGCTCCGGGATTTTTCATCTTCATCACGGTTCTCGCTTTCAACTTTCTTGGCGACGGGCTGAGGGATGCTCTTGATCCCAGGAAAGTCGAGGGCCGGTAA
- a CDS encoding ABC transporter ATP-binding protein, translating to MPDALLDVKNLKTYFHTDLGVVKAVDEVSFSVRKGASLGVVGESGCGKSVTALSILRLIPSPPGKIESGEVIFKDKDLLKLSESEMRKIRGNEISMVFQEPMTSLNPVFTCGYQIQEAVVLHQKLGKKEARAKTIEMLNLVGIPAPAQRVDEYPHQLSGGMRQRVMIAMALSCNPALLIADEPTTALDVTVQAQILDLIGRLRGELGMSLIIITHDLGVIAEVADEVAIMYASKVVEFTDVKTIFETPLHPYTDGLLESIPPLDGTKDRLSVIPGVVPNPVSFPTGCKFHPRCKYAFGKCASEEPELKLVTKGHWVRCWLRE from the coding sequence GTGCCGGATGCTCTTCTTGATGTGAAGAATCTCAAGACTTACTTCCACACCGACCTTGGCGTTGTGAAGGCGGTGGACGAAGTAAGCTTCTCGGTCAGAAAAGGCGCTTCTCTGGGCGTTGTCGGCGAGTCCGGCTGCGGGAAGAGTGTTACTGCACTCTCGATTCTCAGGCTCATTCCAAGCCCGCCGGGAAAGATCGAGTCAGGAGAGGTGATCTTCAAGGACAAGGATCTCCTGAAACTCTCGGAGTCAGAAATGAGGAAGATACGGGGAAATGAGATCTCGATGGTGTTTCAGGAACCCATGACGTCCCTTAACCCGGTCTTTACGTGCGGCTATCAGATTCAGGAAGCTGTGGTCCTGCATCAGAAACTTGGGAAAAAAGAGGCAAGGGCAAAGACGATCGAGATGCTTAATCTTGTCGGAATCCCGGCGCCGGCGCAGAGAGTTGACGAGTACCCTCATCAGTTGAGCGGCGGAATGAGACAAAGGGTCATGATTGCCATGGCTCTATCGTGCAATCCAGCCCTTCTCATAGCGGATGAGCCGACGACTGCACTCGATGTTACTGTTCAAGCGCAGATACTTGATCTCATCGGAAGGCTGAGAGGGGAACTCGGCATGTCTCTCATCATCATCACTCATGACCTGGGAGTTATCGCCGAGGTTGCAGATGAAGTGGCGATAATGTACGCAAGCAAAGTCGTCGAGTTCACGGACGTGAAGACGATATTCGAGACCCCGCTTCACCCGTACACGGATGGGTTGCTGGAGTCAATCCCACCGCTTGACGGAACAAAGGACAGGCTCAGCGTAATACCTGGAGTCGTGCCGAATCCGGTTTCCTTTCCTACGGGCTGCAAATTCCATCCGCGCTGTAAATATGCATTTGGCAAGTGTGCCAGTGAAGAACCGGAACTCAAGCTCGTGACCAAAGGACACTGGGTAAGATGCTGGCTCAGGGAATGA
- a CDS encoding ATP-binding cassette domain-containing protein, producing the protein MKTLVTIKGLEKHFPIRKGIFSRVTGYVKAVDGVDLAIGEGETMGLVGESGCGKTTLGRTVLRLLEPTAGEVSFDGKNLLTLKKKELRALRKEMQVIFQDPYSSLNPRITVGGMIGEALKIHRLAKGEEARTRTGELLELVGLAPQAARLYPHEFSGGQRQRIGIARALAVSPRFIVCDEPVSALDVSIQAQIINLLVDLQKELNLTYLFIAHDLRIVEHMSNRVAVMYLGKIVELASSDELYRKPLHPYTVALMSAIPVPVPGKKGTRIILKGDVPSPANPPSGCHFHPRCPEAVNDCSTVTPALEEVSPDHFASCILLKK; encoded by the coding sequence ATGAAGACGCTGGTTACGATCAAAGGACTTGAGAAACATTTCCCCATAAGAAAAGGGATCTTCTCAAGAGTCACGGGCTATGTTAAGGCCGTTGACGGCGTGGACCTGGCCATAGGGGAAGGCGAAACCATGGGTCTCGTCGGTGAGTCCGGCTGCGGGAAGACCACGCTTGGAAGAACTGTGCTAAGGCTCCTTGAACCCACGGCCGGGGAAGTCTCTTTCGACGGAAAGAACTTGCTGACGCTGAAGAAAAAGGAGTTGAGGGCACTGAGGAAGGAGATGCAAGTGATCTTTCAGGATCCATACAGCTCCCTGAATCCCAGGATAACCGTGGGCGGGATGATTGGCGAGGCCCTCAAGATCCACAGGCTGGCGAAAGGTGAAGAGGCCAGAACAAGAACCGGTGAGCTTCTGGAGCTTGTGGGTCTGGCGCCTCAGGCGGCGAGACTCTATCCTCATGAATTCTCGGGTGGTCAAAGACAGAGGATAGGGATAGCACGGGCGCTTGCTGTCAGCCCCAGGTTCATAGTCTGCGATGAGCCGGTTTCTGCACTTGATGTTTCGATTCAGGCGCAGATAATAAATCTCCTTGTGGATCTTCAGAAAGAGCTGAATCTCACGTATCTCTTCATAGCTCATGATCTGCGCATCGTTGAGCACATGAGCAATAGAGTTGCAGTCATGTATCTTGGAAAGATTGTGGAACTCGCGTCCAGCGACGAACTGTACAGGAAGCCGCTTCATCCCTACACTGTGGCCCTGATGTCCGCGATCCCGGTGCCTGTTCCGGGAAAAAAGGGCACAAGAATCATCCTCAAGGGAGACGTTCCGAGTCCGGCAAATCCCCCGTCAGGATGCCACTTTCATCCGCGCTGCCCGGAGGCAGTCAACGATTGCTCGACGGTCACGCCCGCGCTTGAAGAGGTATCCCCGGATCATTTCGCAAGCTGCATCCTATTGAAAAAGTGA
- a CDS encoding nucleotide exchange factor GrpE: protein MSRLKKEIVELQGKLKEKESEVLGKHDMWLRAVADYDNFRKRKEKEIRTIVRLANEKLILELLDVIDGLELGLSVVNAEGQGAVSADGEETANAGAEGAPRPEENKDSGIREGLALVLSRLKRILQSEGVAEIDALGKEFDPLLCEAVMEVNDSGFEPGSVAEVMRKGYVLGDKLLRPAKVKVAK from the coding sequence ATCTCACGGCTCAAAAAGGAGATTGTCGAGCTTCAGGGGAAATTGAAGGAGAAGGAGAGCGAGGTTCTGGGGAAGCACGACATGTGGCTGAGGGCGGTTGCGGATTATGACAATTTCAGGAAAAGAAAAGAGAAAGAGATACGGACCATTGTGCGTCTTGCCAATGAGAAACTGATCCTTGAGCTTCTTGATGTTATTGACGGCCTGGAGCTAGGCCTGTCGGTGGTCAATGCGGAGGGACAAGGGGCGGTTAGCGCGGATGGAGAAGAGACGGCCAATGCCGGCGCAGAAGGGGCGCCCAGGCCCGAAGAGAACAAGGACTCAGGCATCAGAGAAGGGCTCGCTCTCGTTCTCTCTAGGCTCAAAAGAATTCTTCAGTCTGAAGGAGTGGCTGAAATAGATGCTCTGGGGAAGGAATTTGATCCGCTTCTTTGTGAAGCTGTGATGGAAGTGAATGACAGCGGGTTTGAGCCCGGCAGTGTGGCAGAAGTCATGAGAAAAGGATATGTACTGGGCGATAAGCTCCTCAGGCCTGCCAAAGTGAAGGTGGCGAAGTAG
- the dnaJ gene encoding molecular chaperone DnaJ, which translates to MAERDYYEVLGVPRTATEDEIKKSYRQLALKYHPDRNPGNKEAEEKFKEATEAYEVLRDQEKRSIYNRYGREGMRVGASQPGFGGFSHFDLSDALRVFMESFGDLGGFGDFFGTPRTGSTRTRAHSRRGADIDISIRLSLEEIASGVEKKIKLKRWTSCDTCKGTGGKPGSSTRTCPKCGGSGEVRRVTRQFFGQFVSVTTCDNCHGEGEILESACDVCRGEGRVKKTETIAVKIPKGVSPGNYIPVRGRGHAGLRGGGTGDLNVFIEEKPHNVFERHGDDLICVLPVSVSDAALGREVQVPTLSGPVPVSLPKGTQSGKMIRVRGKGIPHLRESGAGDILVRVVVWTPAKLSDRGKRLLEELGALEDAAPPKPGKGIFGRVKDAFDRSGE; encoded by the coding sequence ATGGCGGAAAGAGACTACTACGAAGTCCTCGGTGTCCCGCGAACTGCAACTGAAGACGAGATAAAGAAATCCTACAGGCAGCTTGCGCTCAAGTATCACCCTGACAGAAATCCCGGGAACAAAGAAGCAGAAGAAAAATTCAAGGAGGCGACCGAGGCCTACGAGGTCTTGAGGGACCAGGAGAAACGTTCCATCTATAACAGGTACGGAAGGGAAGGAATGAGGGTCGGTGCCTCCCAGCCGGGGTTTGGCGGATTCAGCCATTTTGATCTTTCAGATGCACTAAGGGTCTTCATGGAGAGTTTCGGAGACCTCGGTGGATTCGGCGATTTCTTCGGGACTCCGCGTACAGGTTCCACCAGGACACGTGCTCATAGTAGAAGGGGCGCCGACATAGATATCTCCATAAGACTATCACTTGAAGAGATAGCATCCGGAGTCGAGAAGAAGATAAAACTGAAAAGGTGGACGAGTTGCGATACGTGCAAGGGAACAGGCGGGAAGCCGGGTTCTTCCACGCGGACCTGTCCCAAATGCGGCGGAAGCGGAGAAGTGAGAAGGGTGACAAGACAGTTCTTTGGGCAGTTCGTAAGCGTTACGACGTGCGACAACTGTCACGGCGAAGGGGAGATTCTTGAGAGTGCATGTGATGTCTGCCGCGGTGAGGGCAGGGTCAAGAAAACAGAGACGATAGCAGTAAAAATCCCGAAGGGTGTTTCACCGGGTAACTACATTCCCGTAAGGGGGCGGGGACATGCGGGCCTAAGAGGCGGAGGGACCGGAGATCTCAACGTCTTCATCGAGGAAAAGCCACACAATGTTTTTGAGAGGCACGGAGATGACCTCATCTGCGTGCTTCCTGTGAGCGTCTCCGATGCGGCGTTGGGGAGAGAAGTTCAAGTGCCGACTCTTTCAGGTCCGGTGCCGGTTTCACTTCCAAAAGGAACACAGTCAGGGAAAATGATAAGAGTCCGCGGGAAGGGAATTCCGCACCTGCGCGAATCAGGGGCAGGAGATATTCTTGTGAGAGTCGTGGTGTGGACTCCGGCAAAATTGAGTGATAGGGGGAAAAGACTTCTGGAGGAGCTTGGCGCTCTTGAGGATGCCGCGCCTCCGAAGCCGGGAAAAGGAATATTCGGAAGAGTAAAAGATGCCTTTGATAGAAGCGGGGAGTGA
- a CDS encoding RsmE family RNA methyltransferase: MPLIEAGSDTKGRFLVRKEEIFKDRLLLSGSEASHALRSLRVKKGDRILATDGDGNEFLATIEEVRRNCIACSIVGKEKSKRENDMAIWLAQPILRSGRMDFVIEKCTELGVAGFMPYLSPKSSVGARGQPGREKLARWKRISESALKQSLGCVLPEFSDVKEFGQVVDSIRNFEKAFFADEKADVSTVAGLPMTPGEKTKILIIIGPEGGFSDGERRSLADKGAIPFSLGKRRLRSETASILSVGMVACSVQCSGGPR; the protein is encoded by the coding sequence ATGCCTTTGATAGAAGCGGGGAGTGACACAAAGGGAAGATTTCTCGTAAGGAAGGAAGAGATCTTCAAGGACAGATTGCTCCTTTCGGGCAGTGAAGCTTCTCATGCCCTGAGGTCCCTGCGTGTCAAGAAGGGCGATCGGATTTTGGCGACTGACGGCGACGGGAATGAGTTTCTTGCAACAATTGAAGAGGTTCGCCGCAATTGCATAGCGTGCAGTATCGTCGGGAAGGAGAAGTCGAAGAGGGAAAACGATATGGCAATCTGGCTTGCGCAGCCAATCCTCAGATCGGGAAGGATGGACTTTGTCATAGAGAAATGTACCGAGCTCGGTGTCGCAGGCTTCATGCCTTATCTTAGTCCGAAATCTTCCGTGGGCGCTCGCGGACAGCCAGGCCGGGAGAAGCTTGCCAGATGGAAAAGAATCTCTGAGAGCGCTCTTAAGCAGTCTCTCGGGTGCGTGCTTCCTGAGTTCTCGGACGTGAAGGAATTCGGACAGGTTGTTGACTCAATCAGGAATTTTGAGAAGGCATTCTTTGCTGACGAAAAGGCCGATGTTTCAACCGTAGCTGGCCTCCCCATGACCCCGGGAGAGAAGACAAAAATACTCATCATCATCGGGCCTGAGGGTGGATTTTCGGATGGGGAACGCCGCTCTTTAGCCGATAAGGGAGCAATTCCCTTTTCGCTCGGAAAGAGGAGACTGCGTTCGGAGACCGCATCCATCCTGTCCGTGGGGATGGTCGCTTGCAGTGTGCAATGCTCGGGTGGGCCGCGGTGA
- the rpsU gene encoding 30S ribosomal protein S21 — MAGVRVKENESFESALRRFKKKCEKAGILADLRRHQHFEKPSERKKRKLNAAKRKLTARQFEEE; from the coding sequence ATGGCAGGTGTGAGAGTAAAGGAGAACGAATCCTTTGAAAGTGCTCTCCGGCGTTTCAAAAAGAAATGCGAAAAGGCGGGAATTCTAGCTGACCTAAGGCGGCATCAACACTTCGAAAAACCAAGCGAGCGAAAAAAGAGAAAGCTGAATGCTGCCAAGAGAAAACTGACCGCGAGGCAGTTCGAGGAAGAGTAG